In Desulfatirhabdium butyrativorans DSM 18734, one genomic interval encodes:
- a CDS encoding permease → MSAMVMRLQQRNPKLFLILSAITWWAIYQTLIPLSKRLVSVTHVVQTSHLGGALEFFFYETPKVLMLLTGIVFVMGMINSYFTPERTRSLLAGRKLGFANVMAAGLGVVTPFCSCSAVPLFIGFVQAGVPLGVTFSFLVAAPMINEIALTMLFGLFGWKIALLYMGMGLSIAIISGLIIGHLKMEAYLEDWVRNMPKMAARYREEVPTLSGRIEAGFQSIREIVGRVWPYIMAGIAVGAAIHGYVPENFMAGIMGKQVWWSVPLAVAIGVPMYSNAAGIIPIVQALLAKGAALGTVLAFMMSVIALSFPEMVILRKVLKMRLIATFVGVVAVGILLVGYVFNWIL, encoded by the coding sequence ATGTCGGCAATGGTCATGCGGTTGCAGCAACGAAACCCGAAACTGTTCCTGATTCTGAGCGCCATCACCTGGTGGGCCATCTACCAGACCCTGATCCCGCTTTCCAAAAGACTCGTCTCCGTCACGCACGTGGTTCAGACCAGCCATCTTGGCGGCGCGCTCGAGTTCTTTTTCTACGAAACCCCAAAAGTCCTGATGCTGCTGACCGGCATCGTCTTTGTCATGGGCATGATCAACAGCTATTTCACCCCGGAAAGAACGCGATCGCTTCTGGCAGGCCGCAAGCTCGGCTTTGCCAACGTCATGGCCGCAGGGCTTGGCGTGGTGACACCTTTCTGCTCCTGCTCCGCCGTGCCGCTGTTCATCGGCTTCGTACAGGCCGGCGTTCCGCTGGGTGTGACCTTTTCGTTTCTGGTGGCAGCGCCGATGATCAATGAAATCGCGCTCACGATGCTCTTTGGCTTGTTCGGCTGGAAGATTGCCCTGCTCTACATGGGCATGGGCCTGTCGATCGCCATCATTTCGGGTCTGATCATCGGGCATTTGAAGATGGAAGCCTATCTGGAAGACTGGGTACGCAACATGCCCAAAATGGCCGCCCGTTACCGGGAGGAAGTACCGACCCTGTCCGGCAGGATCGAGGCCGGTTTTCAGAGCATTCGGGAGATCGTCGGCAGGGTGTGGCCCTATATCATGGCAGGCATTGCCGTCGGCGCGGCCATCCACGGATACGTTCCGGAAAACTTCATGGCAGGCATCATGGGCAAGCAGGTGTGGTGGTCGGTGCCGTTGGCGGTGGCAATCGGAGTGCCCATGTACAGCAACGCTGCCGGCATCATCCCGATCGTTCAGGCGCTGCTGGCAAAGGGTGCTGCACTCGGCACCGTTCTGGCATTCATGATGAGCGTGATCGCCTTATCCTTTCCGGAAATGGTGATCTTGCGAAAGGTGCTCAAAATGCGTCTGATCGCCACCTTCGTCGGCGTGGTGGCCGTAGGCATCCTGCTGGTCGGCTACGTATTCAACTGGATTTTGTAA
- a CDS encoding phosphotransferase family protein, with translation MDSQWIDDAVEVRKGEELDLPKVETFLRDSIPGLRGEMVLKQYPGGHSNLTYSVRFENRQLVLRRPPFGTKAKSAHDMSREYRILKALKPVYPYCPNPVVFCDDPAVMGCPFYVMDRIEGIILRRNPPRGWSLSADQVRTLFEKVIETHHALHALDYRTIGLENFGKPEGYVARQVEGWIGRYRAARTPDAPDFESVMEWLLAHQPPDSDRPCVIHNDFKFDNIVLDPADPLRIIGVLDWEMATIGDPLMDLGSSLGYWVEKGDPEEMQAIRTLPTHLDGALTRLEVVAHYSALSGRPVEQFEFYYAFGLFRLAVIAQQIYYRFYHGQTQDKRFGTLIVAVAVLEKAAKRLLALP, from the coding sequence ATGGACAGTCAATGGATCGACGATGCAGTTGAGGTCCGCAAAGGTGAAGAACTCGATCTGCCGAAGGTCGAGACCTTTTTGCGGGACAGCATTCCCGGCCTGAGGGGAGAAATGGTGTTGAAGCAGTATCCGGGCGGGCATTCCAATCTCACCTATTCCGTCCGTTTTGAAAACCGCCAACTGGTGTTGCGCCGGCCCCCCTTCGGAACCAAGGCCAAAAGCGCCCATGACATGAGCCGGGAATATCGCATCCTGAAGGCCCTCAAGCCCGTCTATCCCTATTGCCCCAATCCCGTTGTTTTCTGCGATGATCCGGCCGTCATGGGATGTCCCTTCTATGTCATGGACCGCATCGAGGGGATCATCCTGCGCCGAAATCCGCCTCGAGGTTGGTCGCTTTCCGCCGATCAGGTCAGAACCCTTTTCGAGAAAGTCATCGAAACCCACCATGCGCTTCATGCGCTCGACTACCGGACGATCGGACTCGAGAATTTCGGAAAACCCGAAGGGTATGTGGCCCGCCAGGTCGAAGGCTGGATTGGGCGATACCGGGCCGCCCGCACACCGGATGCCCCGGATTTCGAATCCGTAATGGAATGGCTCTTGGCGCACCAGCCTCCCGATTCCGATCGCCCCTGCGTCATTCACAACGATTTCAAATTCGATAACATCGTCCTCGATCCGGCCGATCCCCTTCGGATCATCGGCGTTCTGGACTGGGAGATGGCCACGATCGGTGATCCGCTGATGGATTTGGGAAGCAGCCTTGGCTATTGGGTCGAAAAGGGTGATCCGGAAGAAATGCAGGCGATTCGGACCCTGCCTACCCACCTGGATGGGGCGCTGACCCGCCTGGAAGTGGTGGCGCACTATTCGGCCCTCTCCGGCAGACCGGTGGAGCAGTTCGAATTCTATTACGCATTCGGGCTGTTCCGCCTGGCCGTCATCGCTCAGCAGATCTACTACCGCTTCTACCACGGTCAGACGCAGGACAAGCGCTTCGGGACACTGATTGTTGCCGTTGCGGTGCTGGAAAAAGCCGCCAAAAGACTGTTGGCGCTGCCCTGA
- a CDS encoding TetR/AcrR family transcriptional regulator, protein MISESTGPKTGTRARKMHNFERFMENVNLSKQEIYRRSFDEKQNGGKIKKDSTVVRNLERIFGAVLKISNQKGFKAMSMRDLSRESGLSMGALYNYFSGKDDLLEMLQHQQRQMSATILERSVAEALDPLEKLRSMVVTHLYLSEAMQPWFFFSYMETKNLIGEEREKAIESERATEKMICDILTEGQQQGVFADQDPLLSASLIKAMLQDWYLKRGKYAERKITVERYAEFVMEWIEAFVVKAEVRN, encoded by the coding sequence ATGATCTCCGAATCAACCGGTCCGAAAACCGGTACCAGAGCACGAAAGATGCACAATTTCGAAAGATTCATGGAAAACGTGAACCTTTCGAAGCAGGAAATCTATCGCCGTTCGTTCGATGAAAAACAAAACGGTGGTAAGATCAAGAAAGACAGCACGGTCGTTCGCAATCTGGAGCGGATCTTCGGGGCGGTTCTGAAGATCAGCAACCAGAAGGGTTTCAAGGCCATGAGCATGCGGGATCTGAGCCGGGAGAGCGGGCTCAGCATGGGAGCGTTGTACAATTACTTCTCCGGTAAGGATGACCTGCTCGAAATGCTGCAGCACCAGCAGCGCCAGATGTCGGCCACGATCCTCGAGCGAAGCGTTGCCGAGGCATTGGACCCCCTCGAAAAACTCCGATCCATGGTGGTGACCCATCTCTATCTGAGCGAAGCCATGCAGCCCTGGTTCTTTTTCTCCTACATGGAAACGAAGAACCTGATCGGAGAAGAACGGGAAAAGGCCATCGAAAGCGAGCGGGCCACCGAGAAGATGATCTGCGACATTCTGACCGAAGGGCAGCAACAGGGCGTCTTCGCAGACCAAGACCCGCTTCTGTCCGCATCCCTCATCAAGGCCATGCTGCAGGACTGGTATCTCAAGCGAGGAAAGTATGCAGAACGGAAGATCACGGTAGAGCGGTACGCCGAATTTGTGATGGAGTGGATCGAGGCTTTTGTGGTGAAAGCAGAAGTCAGGAATTAG
- a CDS encoding AMP-binding protein, whose product MENIWMKHWPQDVPQTLTYTQGNKPIHEYLRHRAQERPDKTAIVYYGREISYRELDTASNRFAAYLLNQGVKKGDRVGIFMGNCPQYAIAHFGIQKIGAIVCPCSPLFKKFELVHELQDAGIQILVAWDILMPVVKEALSETALKKVVTTNLRDFLPAEPCFALPAMMNVPKRAIPGTDDFQQILSSDLPDPEEVPIDMKTDIGLFQYTGGTTGMPKGCMLGFDAALFKTAAVCAITHMGPDSVCLVTMPIFHIAGMLAGINSCIYAGATQVLLTIFDAETAMQAISRYRVDFWYSAVPMNVAILAHPKTSEYDLSSLRLCLTSSFGIQLTEAISRQWAERTGGGLLIEGAYGLSETHTADTFMPVQRIKYGSMGIPGFSEEFRIVDLTDRNREMPVGEPGEIVLKNPGVFKGYWNQEKATRDTLIDGWVYTGDIGRFDQDGYLYLLGRKKEMIKVSGFSVFPEEVEAILNRHEAVAQSAVIGMPDARRGEVAKAFVVLKPDHPISAEELLLWAKENMSSYKCPGEIEFRDTLPTLGTGKLLRRALKAAS is encoded by the coding sequence ATGGAAAACATCTGGATGAAACACTGGCCTCAGGATGTTCCGCAGACCCTGACCTATACGCAAGGAAACAAACCCATCCATGAATACCTCCGGCATCGCGCACAAGAGCGGCCGGATAAGACCGCAATCGTGTATTACGGCAGGGAGATCTCCTATCGCGAATTGGATACGGCATCCAACCGGTTTGCTGCCTACCTCTTGAATCAGGGTGTGAAAAAAGGGGATCGAGTCGGCATTTTCATGGGCAATTGTCCGCAATATGCGATAGCTCACTTTGGTATTCAGAAGATCGGAGCCATTGTCTGTCCCTGTTCTCCCCTCTTCAAGAAATTCGAACTCGTTCATGAACTCCAGGATGCCGGAATCCAGATTCTCGTCGCGTGGGACATCCTGATGCCTGTCGTCAAGGAAGCGCTCTCCGAAACGGCGCTGAAGAAAGTGGTCACAACCAACCTGCGGGACTTTCTGCCAGCCGAACCCTGCTTCGCTCTGCCTGCCATGATGAATGTTCCCAAGCGGGCGATCCCGGGGACCGATGATTTTCAGCAGATCCTATCAAGCGATCTTCCCGATCCCGAAGAAGTGCCCATCGACATGAAGACGGATATCGGATTGTTCCAGTATACCGGAGGGACGACCGGAATGCCGAAAGGCTGCATGCTCGGATTCGATGCGGCCCTTTTCAAGACGGCGGCGGTTTGTGCCATCACCCATATGGGGCCTGACTCCGTATGTCTTGTCACCATGCCTATTTTCCATATCGCCGGGATGCTTGCCGGGATAAACAGTTGCATCTATGCCGGGGCAACCCAGGTGCTGCTGACCATCTTCGATGCTGAAACCGCCATGCAGGCCATATCCCGGTACAGGGTCGATTTCTGGTACAGCGCAGTTCCCATGAACGTGGCCATACTGGCCCATCCCAAAACTTCCGAATATGACCTGAGCAGTCTCCGGCTCTGTCTGACATCCTCTTTCGGCATCCAATTAACGGAGGCCATTTCACGGCAATGGGCGGAGCGCACAGGCGGCGGGCTGCTCATCGAGGGCGCCTATGGGTTGAGCGAAACCCATACAGCCGATACCTTCATGCCCGTTCAGCGCATCAAATACGGATCAATGGGCATACCCGGATTTTCGGAAGAATTTCGAATCGTGGATTTGACGGATCGGAATCGGGAGATGCCGGTTGGTGAACCCGGAGAGATCGTTCTGAAAAACCCTGGCGTATTCAAAGGCTACTGGAACCAGGAAAAGGCCACCCGGGATACCCTGATCGATGGATGGGTGTATACCGGGGATATCGGTCGATTTGATCAGGATGGCTATCTGTATCTTCTGGGACGAAAGAAAGAAATGATCAAGGTTTCCGGATTCTCGGTCTTTCCCGAGGAGGTCGAGGCGATTCTGAATCGGCACGAAGCTGTCGCCCAGTCGGCCGTCATCGGCATGCCGGATGCGCGCCGGGGGGAAGTGGCCAAGGCCTTTGTGGTCCTCAAGCCCGATCATCCGATTTCTGCGGAAGAGCTGCTGCTATGGGCGAAAGAAAACATGTCCTCATATAAATGCCCTGGGGAGATCGAATTTCGGGATACCTTGCCGACACTGGGGACAGGAAAGCTCTTGAGACGGGCGCTGAAAGCCGCCTCCTGA
- a CDS encoding acyl-CoA carboxylase subunit beta, producing MAFEAEMQNHAERVNRALAMGGPKKIAQLHARGKYSARERIDRLLDTGSFLEIGRFNHSDVPGMEAKTPADSKIGGYGTIDGRRIVVVANDFTVLAATSSRIAGRKEGELKLAAAEKGFPVIYLGEAGGARMPDIMGSKGLASFGGGGHDTYLKIMSRVRRTPMITAILGECYGMPTWMACLSDFVVQLKGSAMGVSGPRVLELALGESVTDEELGGWQVHSEITGSVDRVAETEDECFMLIRRYLSYMPDHCMALAERKSVPEGSGSEMPHILDWLPEKRNRAYDMHRILECIVDRDSLFPVKPTFGQAVITALARLDGRSVGIVANQPSFNAGAMDTDGIDKVISFLCLCDSFNIPLLFFHDIPGFMVGKEAERNRVASRVMNYMNALGLLTVPRISVIVRKSYGMAFWNMCGSGCGADFLVAWPTAEMSFVDPAIAANVVHAGKSPDTDRQSEEWLQLKRQLTDDASPYGAAGLHYLHDVIDPRETRDYIAKALAICQESRTRGIGEHRLANWPTKF from the coding sequence ATGGCCTTTGAAGCGGAAATGCAAAACCATGCCGAGCGGGTGAATCGGGCGCTGGCCATGGGTGGCCCGAAAAAGATCGCGCAGCTCCATGCTCGTGGAAAATACAGCGCACGGGAACGAATCGACCGTCTGTTGGATACCGGATCGTTTCTGGAAATCGGGCGATTCAACCACTCGGATGTTCCGGGGATGGAGGCAAAAACGCCAGCGGACAGCAAAATCGGCGGCTACGGAACCATCGATGGCAGGCGGATCGTGGTTGTCGCCAATGATTTCACGGTGCTGGCGGCCACATCCAGCCGGATTGCCGGACGTAAGGAGGGAGAGCTCAAGCTCGCTGCGGCCGAGAAAGGCTTTCCGGTCATCTACCTGGGCGAGGCCGGCGGGGCGCGCATGCCGGATATCATGGGCTCGAAAGGGCTGGCATCCTTCGGAGGCGGCGGGCATGACACCTATCTGAAAATCATGAGCCGGGTCCGTCGGACACCCATGATAACGGCCATTCTGGGAGAATGCTACGGCATGCCGACTTGGATGGCCTGTCTGTCGGATTTTGTCGTTCAGCTCAAGGGAAGTGCCATGGGGGTGTCCGGGCCCCGTGTTCTGGAGCTGGCCCTTGGCGAATCTGTTACCGATGAGGAACTCGGGGGATGGCAGGTCCACAGTGAAATCACCGGATCGGTGGATCGGGTTGCAGAAACAGAAGACGAATGCTTCATGCTCATTCGCCGGTACCTGTCCTATATGCCCGATCATTGCATGGCGCTTGCCGAGCGGAAATCGGTTCCGGAAGGTTCCGGCTCAGAAATGCCGCATATCCTCGATTGGTTGCCGGAAAAACGCAACCGGGCCTATGACATGCACCGAATTCTGGAATGTATCGTGGATCGGGACTCACTGTTTCCCGTCAAGCCGACGTTCGGTCAGGCCGTTATTACCGCTTTGGCGCGGCTCGATGGCCGATCCGTCGGGATTGTGGCCAATCAGCCCAGTTTCAACGCAGGCGCCATGGATACCGATGGCATCGACAAGGTCATCAGTTTCTTGTGCCTTTGTGATTCCTTCAACATTCCACTGCTCTTCTTCCACGATATTCCCGGATTCATGGTCGGAAAGGAGGCGGAGCGCAACCGTGTCGCCTCCCGGGTCATGAACTACATGAACGCCCTGGGGCTGCTGACGGTTCCACGGATTTCCGTCATCGTTCGCAAGTCTTACGGCATGGCTTTCTGGAACATGTGCGGCTCCGGTTGTGGCGCAGATTTTTTGGTTGCATGGCCAACAGCGGAAATGAGCTTTGTCGATCCGGCGATTGCGGCCAATGTTGTCCATGCAGGCAAATCGCCGGATACCGATCGGCAGTCCGAAGAATGGCTTCAATTGAAGCGTCAACTGACAGACGATGCCTCACCCTATGGGGCGGCCGGGCTGCATTATCTGCACGACGTCATCGATCCGAGAGAAACCCGCGATTACATCGCCAAAGCCCTTGCCATCTGTCAGGAGTCGAGGACACGAGGCATTGGAGAGCACCGGCTGGCGAACTGGCCTACCAAATTCTGA
- a CDS encoding sigma-70 family RNA polymerase sigma factor, with the protein MSFDCVLGAWQAHEKEIRAYLDHQVSDPMAADDLLHEVFLKAMKRGAGFCELNNPRAWLFQVTRTTLIDHARLAKPFVEIPEDLPMPDAEEEHPAVDDLKDCLGSNLVHLSDDDRAIVEACDLQGMTVRAFAERHGLGLAAAKSRLLRARRRLRDLLVQNCHVRFDASGNVCCHIPHPIR; encoded by the coding sequence ATGTCCTTCGATTGCGTACTGGGCGCCTGGCAGGCGCATGAAAAAGAAATACGGGCCTATCTGGACCATCAGGTTTCCGATCCGATGGCCGCCGACGATTTGCTGCACGAGGTTTTTCTGAAGGCGATGAAGCGAGGCGCCGGATTTTGCGAGTTGAACAACCCCCGGGCATGGCTGTTTCAGGTCACCCGTACCACCCTCATCGACCATGCCCGCCTGGCAAAGCCTTTCGTCGAAATACCGGAAGATTTGCCGATGCCCGATGCCGAGGAGGAACATCCGGCGGTCGATGATCTGAAAGATTGCCTCGGCAGCAATCTGGTTCATCTCTCCGATGACGATCGGGCCATCGTGGAGGCCTGCGACCTGCAGGGCATGACCGTTCGGGCGTTTGCCGAACGCCATGGGCTTGGCCTTGCCGCAGCCAAATCCCGCCTGCTGCGCGCCCGAAGGCGGCTTCGTGATCTTCTGGTCCAAAACTGCCATGTCCGTTTCGATGCATCCGGAAACGTCTGCTGCCACATACCGCATCCGATCCGCTGA
- a CDS encoding PAS domain S-box protein: protein MILLLLADAAPSQALQLTSEEQAFLQQKKQIFFVSQTQYPPFEFYDENGQHEGIMIDVVRWMAIEMGFKPVLVTMSFQKAQEAVLSGDVDVLTSLFLSEKRKERFSFTEPLFDVPASIFVRTERTDMKALQDLNGKVIAIQRGDYAKEFLDTNGIQYQMLTTENFAQATDAVISGQADAVIGDEQIVFFHIYKNRLTQEIKKIGTPLYIGQNCMASRPENTLLIEILNKGIAEARATGMLEKINEKWLGKGFGHSKSFFEAHQMAVLASFAGIVLLFLAVWFWNVQLRRTVRRQTEILLTRENALRESERNFRTFFETMDDLVFVGAPDGKILYTNPAVSRKLGFRPEELEAMHILDVHPAEKRREAQTIFSAMLQNGMSVCPLPLQSREGSLLPVETRTWIGKWNGVDCIYGICKDLRKEQEALQLFNRIFERNPAVMSISRTSDGIFIDINEAFEKAFGYGREEIIGKTVFEIDLFVDPEKHREARAQLKRDGRLFDVELQVKCKDGSHRDGLFYGEIIESQGQQLFLTVMIDQTRRKQAEKVLMREYTFRNAIIEYIAEGLCVCHQISMAPYIRFTIWNENMIRITGYTREEVNDAGWYPLMAPDEGTGIRGTERIQQSFQRIDLRNEEWPIVRKDGQPRWLSISTSVVETDGGTVHVLGLVQDITEQKRMEAERQTMEQRLQQIEKAESLSRMAGAIAHHFNNQLMVILGNLDMAAEDCRENENSHRSFVAMRKAVQKAAEISHLMLIYLGQSFGQKESVDLSEVCKEHLQVIEADLPRQIRLNLQFPEPGPKALVNVKHMNQVLVHLITNAAEAIGDQAGTIRVGIRETSGAEIPTIHRYPLDRQPSPEASYACIVVSDTGCGIDEADINRIMDPFFTSKFTGRGMGLAFVLGIVRGHDGFLCVESERGKGSTFQMFLPVIEAPVSINPDRKPRRPEFQAEGVVLLVEDEALVRDVTETILKRLGFSVVCTSNGVEAVQVFEKTPERFRLVISDVAMPIMDGWETLSAMRRIRPDIPVILASGYNEANVLAGKHEELPQAILEKPYHIQDLMGAIRKIVAPTSS from the coding sequence ATGATCCTTTTGCTCCTTGCGGATGCAGCACCCAGCCAGGCGCTTCAGCTTACATCCGAAGAACAGGCCTTCCTGCAGCAGAAGAAGCAAATCTTTTTTGTCAGCCAGACCCAATACCCGCCATTCGAGTTTTACGATGAAAACGGCCAACATGAAGGCATCATGATCGATGTCGTCCGCTGGATGGCCATTGAAATGGGGTTTAAACCGGTTCTGGTAACCATGTCATTCCAGAAAGCACAGGAAGCCGTTCTCTCCGGAGATGTCGATGTCCTGACCAGCCTTTTTCTCAGCGAAAAGCGAAAGGAGCGGTTTTCCTTCACGGAACCGCTTTTCGATGTCCCGGCTTCCATTTTCGTTCGGACAGAACGAACCGACATGAAAGCGCTCCAGGATTTGAACGGAAAGGTCATCGCCATTCAGCGGGGGGATTACGCCAAGGAGTTTCTGGATACGAACGGCATCCAGTATCAGATGCTCACCACCGAGAATTTTGCGCAAGCTACGGATGCCGTGATATCCGGACAAGCCGATGCGGTCATTGGAGACGAACAGATCGTATTTTTCCACATCTATAAGAACCGGTTGACCCAGGAGATCAAAAAAATCGGAACGCCCCTGTACATCGGGCAAAACTGCATGGCATCCCGACCGGAAAATACCCTCCTGATCGAGATTCTGAACAAGGGGATCGCCGAAGCGCGCGCAACCGGGATGTTGGAAAAAATCAACGAAAAATGGCTCGGAAAGGGATTCGGTCATTCAAAATCCTTTTTTGAAGCGCATCAAATGGCTGTTCTGGCCAGCTTTGCAGGCATCGTGCTCCTTTTTCTGGCCGTCTGGTTCTGGAATGTCCAGCTTCGTCGAACGGTCCGCCGCCAAACCGAAATCCTTCTCACGCGGGAAAATGCGCTTCGGGAAAGCGAACGGAATTTCCGAACCTTTTTCGAGACCATGGATGATTTGGTTTTTGTGGGGGCACCCGATGGCAAGATTCTCTATACCAACCCCGCCGTAAGCCGCAAGCTGGGATTCAGGCCCGAAGAGCTCGAGGCCATGCATATTCTCGATGTCCATCCGGCGGAAAAACGACGCGAAGCACAAACCATCTTTTCCGCGATGCTTCAAAATGGCATGAGCGTTTGCCCCTTGCCGCTTCAAAGCAGGGAAGGCTCGCTCCTTCCGGTGGAAACCAGAACTTGGATCGGCAAATGGAACGGCGTTGACTGCATTTATGGCATCTGCAAGGATTTGCGCAAGGAACAGGAAGCCCTTCAGCTCTTCAACCGGATTTTCGAACGGAATCCTGCCGTGATGTCGATCAGCAGGACATCGGATGGAATCTTTATCGATATCAACGAAGCTTTCGAAAAAGCATTCGGGTATGGTCGCGAAGAGATCATCGGTAAAACCGTTTTTGAGATCGATCTCTTTGTGGATCCGGAAAAGCATCGCGAGGCTCGAGCCCAGTTGAAAAGGGACGGCAGACTCTTTGATGTCGAGCTTCAGGTGAAATGCAAGGACGGCAGCCACCGTGATGGTCTGTTTTACGGCGAAATCATTGAAAGTCAGGGGCAGCAGCTTTTCCTGACCGTCATGATCGACCAAACCCGGCGCAAGCAGGCAGAAAAAGTTCTGATGCGCGAATACACCTTCCGAAACGCCATCATTGAATATATCGCCGAAGGGCTCTGCGTTTGTCACCAGATTTCGATGGCACCCTACATCCGCTTTACGATCTGGAATGAAAACATGATCCGCATCACGGGCTATACGCGCGAAGAAGTCAACGACGCCGGATGGTATCCGCTGATGGCACCGGATGAGGGGACCGGTATCCGAGGGACGGAGCGGATTCAGCAAAGTTTCCAACGGATTGATCTGCGAAACGAAGAATGGCCCATCGTTCGAAAGGACGGCCAACCGAGATGGCTGAGCATTTCGACATCTGTCGTTGAAACGGATGGGGGCACGGTTCATGTGCTTGGGCTTGTGCAGGACATCACCGAACAGAAACGAATGGAAGCGGAGCGTCAAACCATGGAGCAGCGGCTCCAACAGATTGAAAAGGCGGAAAGTCTTTCCCGGATGGCGGGCGCTATTGCACACCATTTCAACAACCAGCTCATGGTGATCCTGGGCAATCTGGATATGGCTGCGGAAGACTGCCGGGAAAACGAAAATTCCCACAGGAGCTTTGTCGCCATGAGAAAGGCTGTTCAGAAAGCCGCCGAAATCAGCCATCTCATGCTGATCTACCTGGGGCAATCTTTCGGCCAGAAGGAGTCGGTCGATTTGAGCGAAGTCTGCAAAGAACACCTGCAGGTAATCGAAGCCGATCTTCCCCGGCAGATCCGCCTGAACCTCCAGTTCCCCGAACCCGGACCGAAAGCCCTTGTCAACGTCAAGCACATGAACCAGGTGCTGGTGCACCTGATCACCAATGCTGCGGAAGCCATCGGCGACCAGGCAGGGACCATCCGTGTTGGAATTCGAGAAACCTCTGGCGCCGAAATCCCCACCATCCACCGCTATCCGCTCGACCGGCAGCCCAGCCCCGAAGCGTCCTACGCCTGTATCGTTGTTTCGGACACCGGATGCGGCATTGACGAAGCCGATATCAATCGCATCATGGATCCGTTTTTCACCAGCAAATTCACTGGCCGTGGAATGGGTCTTGCGTTCGTGCTCGGAATCGTTCGGGGACACGATGGCTTTCTGTGCGTGGAAAGCGAACGGGGAAAGGGGAGCACCTTTCAGATGTTTCTGCCCGTTATTGAAGCGCCGGTGTCTATCAACCCGGATCGGAAGCCCCGAAGACCGGAATTCCAGGCGGAAGGCGTCGTTCTGCTGGTGGAAGACGAGGCTCTGGTACGGGATGTGACCGAAACCATTCTGAAACGGCTCGGGTTTTCGGTGGTCTGCACATCCAACGGTGTCGAAGCCGTTCAGGTCTTCGAGAAAACGCCGGAGCGGTTCCGTCTGGTCATTTCGGATGTAGCCATGCCGATCATGGATGGGTGGGAAACGTTGTCCGCGATGCGGCGCATCCGGCCGGACATCCCGGTCATTCTGGCCAGCGGATACAATGAGGCGAACGTTCTGGCAGGCAAGCATGAGGAGCTTCCGCAGGCCATCCTCGAAAAGCCTTACCACATTCAGGATTTGATGGGGGCAATTCGAAAGATCGTTGCTCCAACCTCAAGCTGA